The following are encoded together in the Myxococcales bacterium genome:
- a CDS encoding DUF4325 domain-containing protein, whose protein sequence is MPRLEVEAICGATRVSRADGAKLRRAIESAWDAGETIEVDFGGSVIASVSFLDEGIGLLARRFPLEVLKRRLRMIRLSEPDRALLNSILVSRARERGTHLWRGALGTEEWVADVLWDDGTLLGLRICRAGGDAASGDENAWWDYQAKHFAGWDAPPQLRSEIERALEAREVAIENARRRLLTLAAEAALSSGSTSEEQNVTLELETLDDVEAARRLARQGAAMVTGHSCVIRVKASAAE, encoded by the coding sequence GTGCCGCGCCTCGAAGTGGAAGCAATCTGCGGTGCAACGCGCGTGTCCCGTGCGGATGGGGCCAAGCTGCGCCGGGCGATCGAGAGCGCTTGGGACGCCGGCGAGACCATCGAAGTCGATTTCGGCGGCAGCGTCATCGCGTCCGTGTCGTTCCTCGATGAAGGCATTGGACTCTTGGCAAGACGGTTTCCCCTCGAAGTGCTGAAACGTCGGCTGCGCATGATCAGGCTGTCCGAGCCGGACCGAGCACTATTGAATTCGATCTTGGTCTCACGAGCCAGGGAGCGAGGCACCCACCTGTGGCGCGGAGCTCTCGGGACGGAGGAATGGGTCGCTGACGTGCTTTGGGATGACGGTACGCTGCTCGGGCTTCGCATCTGCCGCGCGGGCGGCGACGCCGCCAGCGGAGACGAGAACGCGTGGTGGGACTACCAGGCAAAGCACTTTGCGGGCTGGGATGCCCCGCCACAGTTACGCTCTGAGATCGAACGGGCTCTCGAAGCGCGCGAGGTCGCGATTGAAAACGCCCGTCGTCGGTTGCTGACGTTGGCCGCAGAGGCCGCATTATCGAGTGGCAGTACGAGCGAGGAGCAGAACGTAACGCTCGAGCTCGAAACGCTGGACGATGTCGAAGCAGCCAGACGCCTTGCGCGACAAGGCGCGGCGATGGTCACGGGGCACAGTTGCGTCATCCGAGTGAAGGCGAGCGCGGCAGAGTGA
- a CDS encoding restriction endonuclease — MSRDNDDESGKHANGGLGRLVSHYRLRAEAGALSVTAGEVRLAQGHAQASPMQAHGRGFVLPVGAATERDEAHALAPAVVHRELLLQSAVVRLGERVPEGQVVEAVMVPWTDLVRAVAHDPEFLRKVDPRTMEELVAGAYRADGYEVVLTPRSGDLGRDVIATRGDLKICVLDQVKRYTTGHRVTGDEVNAMLGVITKFPNTSKGFVTTTASFAPGVLKDPHLQQYMPYRLELRDGDALLEWFSALASTRNPQT, encoded by the coding sequence GTGTCGAGAGACAATGATGATGAGTCCGGGAAGCACGCCAACGGTGGTCTCGGGCGCCTGGTGAGCCATTATCGACTGCGCGCCGAGGCAGGAGCGCTCAGCGTCACCGCAGGAGAAGTCCGCCTCGCTCAAGGGCATGCGCAAGCGAGTCCCATGCAGGCTCATGGCCGAGGTTTCGTGCTTCCGGTTGGCGCAGCCACCGAGCGGGACGAGGCGCACGCTCTCGCGCCGGCAGTCGTGCACCGCGAGCTGCTCCTTCAATCCGCCGTGGTCCGCCTGGGCGAGCGCGTGCCTGAGGGCCAGGTCGTCGAAGCCGTGATGGTTCCATGGACGGACCTGGTGCGCGCCGTGGCGCACGATCCTGAGTTCTTGCGCAAAGTCGACCCGCGGACGATGGAGGAGCTCGTCGCCGGCGCGTACAGAGCCGACGGGTATGAGGTCGTGCTCACGCCTCGCAGCGGCGACCTTGGTCGTGATGTGATTGCCACGAGAGGCGACCTCAAAATCTGCGTTCTCGACCAAGTGAAACGCTACACGACGGGGCACCGCGTGACAGGTGACGAAGTGAACGCCATGCTCGGCGTCATCACGAAGTTCCCGAACACGTCCAAGGGCTTTGTTACGACCACGGCATCTTTCGCGCCCGGAGTCCTGAAGGATCCACATCTCCAGCAGTACATGCCGTACCGACTCGAGCTTCGCGACGGAGACGCCTTGCTCGAATGGTTCAGCGCTCTCGCGAGCACGCGAAACCCGCAGACCTGA